A DNA window from Brassica napus cultivar Da-Ae chromosome C1, Da-Ae, whole genome shotgun sequence contains the following coding sequences:
- the LOC106352292 gene encoding uncharacterized protein LOC106352292 isoform X1 produces MECVTSVNYSVLINGSPEGMIIPQRGLRQGDPLSHYLFILCAEALSHLVNRAMEDMSLLGIKVAMQAPAVNHLLFVDDSLFFTLANKKAADKLKKIFGMYEKVSGQAINYKKSSITFGKKVSSDTQSKMRNILQIHNVGGIGKYLGLPKQTSNRKADMFAYITDKVKAVTQGWKQRYLSHGGKEVLLKSIALAMPIFSMNIFRLPKEICGNISSILARFWWGNGENKGLYWYAWERVCKPKREGGLGFKDLESFNQALLAKQVWRILQNPNCLMATILKARYFPDSTILTARVKTKASYAWKSLMFGKELLNKGMRIVIGKMKYYSYVA; encoded by the coding sequence ATGGAATGTGTAACGTCTGTTAACTACTCGGTGCTCATTAATGGTTCTCCTGAAGGCATGATTATCCCACAAAGAGGATTAAGGCAGGGAGACCCATTGTCTCATTATCTTTTCATCTTATGTGCAGAAGCTCTGTCCCATCTAGTGAATCGTGCCATGGAAGACATGAGTCTACTGGGAATTAAGGTTGCAATGCAAGCTCCAGCGGTGAATCATTTACTTTTTGTAGATGATTCTCTGTTCTTTACTCtcgcaaacaaaaaagcagCAGACAAGCTCAAGAAAATCTTTGGTATGTATGAGAAGGTTTCGGGTCAAGCCATCAATTACAAAAAATCCTCAATTACTTTTGGAAAGAAGGTATCATCTGATACTCAGAGCAAGATGAGGAACATATTACAGATACATAATGTTGGTGGTATTGGTAAATATTTGGGGCTTCCAAAACAGACTAGCAATAGGAAGGCTGATATGTTTGCATACATAACGGATAAGGTAAAAGCAGTTACTCAAGGATGGAAACAGAGATATCTGTCCCATGGTGGGAAGGAGGTTCTTCTTAAATCTATAGCTCTTGCTATGCCAATATTCTCTATGAATATTTTCAGACTTCCGAAAGAAATCTGTGGGAATATTAGTAGTATTTTGGCAAGATTTTGGTGGGGAAATGGAGAGAATAAGGGACTTTATTGGTATGCTTGGGAACGTGTCTGCAAACCAAAGAGAGAAGGAGGTCTGGGTTTTAAAGATTTGGAATCCTTTAATCAAGCCCTATTAGCTAAGCAAGTTTGGAGAATACTTCAGAATCCGAATTGCTTAATGGCAACGATCTTAAAGGCAAGATACTTTCCAGATAGTACAATATTAACAGCAAGGGTTAAGACAAAAGCTTCTTATGCCTGGAAATCACTGATGTTTGGAAAGGAACTACTCAACAAGGGGATGAGAATTGTAATTGGGAAAATGAAATACTACTCGTATGTGGCTTGA